One Fusarium poae strain DAOMC 252244 chromosome 4, whole genome shotgun sequence DNA window includes the following coding sequences:
- a CDS encoding hypothetical protein (MEROPS:MER0001733) codes for MVAENYDAVLKGKYPGKAHAKRVVDLIRKDVPDANGIIYLESQLTRMMEDSDEPEPFRQRRYFYYLTGCNLPDSHFIYDIQSSKSILFIPPINPDDVIWSGLPVSIDEALSQYDVDEVKLTTELNATLAHLGAENPKASAFAIAKQVSDHVSFIEFGDKNFDVLKNAIEVSRVVKDEYEVAMLRKANYISGIGHRAVFAKAKAAKNEQELEAAFYERCMAHGCKKMSYDPIAAAGRAAATLHYVGNDAPTEGKLNLLMDAGCEYNNYAADITRTFPLSGKFTKESRHIYETVLKMQKACIDVLKEGVLWDDVHVLAHQIAIDGLLEAGILQGDKDEILKARTSAAFLPHGLGHYLGMDTHDTGGNPNFADKDKLFRYLRVRGKLPAGSVVTVEPGIYFCKFIIDPYLEDPAHSKFINKDVLDKYWDVGGVRIEDNILVTETGHENLTDVPRELDEMEALVSAA; via the exons ATGGTCGCCGAAAACTACGATGCCGTCCTCAAGGGCAAATACCCAGGCAAAGCCCATGCCAAGCGCGTCGTCGACCTCATTCGCAAAGACGTACCCGATGCCAACGGTATTATCTACCTCGAGAGTCAATTGACTCGCATGATGGAGGATAGCGACGAGCCCGAACCTTTCCG TCAACGACGATACTTTTACTACCTCACCGGCTGCAACCTCCCCGATAGCCACTTTATCTACGACATCCAATCCTCGAAATCGATCCTCTTCATTCCTCCCATCAACCCCGACGACGTCATCTGGTCCGGTCTCCCCGTTAGCATCGACGAAGCCCTCTCGCAGTACGACGTCGACGAGGTCAAGCTGACCACCGAGCTCAACGCTACCCTCGCCCACCTCGGCGCCGAAAACCCCAAAGCCTCCGCTTTTGCCATCGCGAAGCAAGTCTCTGATCATGTATCCTTTATCGAGTTTGGCGACAAGAACTTTGACGTCCTCAAGAACGCCATCGAGGTGTCGCGTGTGGTCAAGGACGAGTACGAGGTCGCTATGCTGCGAAAGGCCAACTATATCTCTGGCATTGGACACCGAGCTGTCTTTGCCAAGGCAAAGGCTGCCAAGAACGAGCAGGAGCTGGAGGCCGCTTTCTACGAGCGATGCATGGCCCACGGTTGCAAGAAGATGTCGTATGATCctattgctgctgctggaagGGCTGCCGCTACTCTGCATTACGTCGGAAACGACGCTCCTACAGAGGGCAAGCTCAACCTGCTGATGGACGCTGGTTGCGAGTACAACAACTACGCTGCCGACATC ACACGAACATTCCCTCTGTCGGGCAAGTTCACCAAGGAATCCCGTCACATTTACGAGACGGTCCTCAAGATGCAAAAGGCCTGCATAGACGTCCTCAAGGAGGGTGTTCTATGGGATGACGTGCACGTTCTTGCTCACCAGATTGCCATTGATGGTCTTCTCGAGGCTGGTATTCTCCAGGGTGATAAGGACGAGATCCTCAAGGCTCGCACAAGTGCTGCTTTCCTCCCTCACGGTCTGGGTCATTATCTCGGCATGGACACCCACGACACTGGTGGCAACCCCAACTTTGCCGATAAGGATAAGCTCTTCCGATACTTGCGCGTGAGAGGCAAGCTCCCAGCTGGTAGTGTTGTCACAGTTGAGCCTGGT ATCTACTTTTGCAAGTTCATCATCGATCCTTATCTCGAGGACCCCGCGCATAGCAAGTTCATCAACAAGGACGTCCTGGACAAGTACTGGGATGTTGGTGGAGTCCG AATCGAGGACAACATTCTCGTCACCGAGACTGGACATGAGAACTTGACAGATGTCCCCAGGGAATTGGACGAGATGGAAGCTTTGGTGTCTGcagcttaa
- a CDS encoding hypothetical protein (SECRETED:SignalP(1-16)~BUSCO:29983at5125): MIKSLALFSFIAAASARKCTNITVPVSITSENAVFSIEAPVTEIDVTNFAINLARQGGTPYPLTVQTGKANVTGTYDLAATYCEPDAGRGDQLQIMTHGIGFDRSYWDFPFNNYNYSYVARAVDEHGYSTLTWDRPGIGASSKGNPVNEIQVFLEIAALKALTKHAREGSLPGVGCGGYSNVVHLGHSFGSVITYALANESPELTDAIVLTGFTQATAYLPWFALAANFVPVVDSPIYPPGYVAPASTVGVQINFFAEGDFDPEFLQVAFEKGQPVTPGELLTLGAPASVNNTYTGPVHIVTGSRDIPFCGDNCYSTTSVGVKLPSLLDYSKQFFTQASRFNTTVVPGAGHGLNFGYSHTFTYNAIFDFLSE, translated from the exons ATGATCAAATCTTTggctctcttttcttttattgcCGCTGCTTCGGCGCGCAAGTGCACAAACATCACAGTCCCCGTGTCAATCACCTCGGAGAATGCAGTTTTTAGCATTGAGGCACCTGTGACGGAGATTGATGTTACAAACTTTGCCATCAATCTTGCTCGGCAGGGTGGTACTCCATACCCTTTAACTGTGCAGACTGGT AAAGCCAATGTCACTGGTACATATGACCTCGCCGCTACATACTGCGAACCCGATGCCGGCCGTGGAGATCAACTTCAGATCATGACACACGGTATTGGCTTTGACAGAAGCTACTGGGACTTTCCCTTCAATAATTACAACTACAGCTATGTCGCCCGCGCGGTAGACGAGCACGGCTACTCGACCCTAACATGGGACCGTCCCGGCATCGGCGCTTCATCCAAGGGCAACCCCGTCAACGAGATCCAAGTCTTTCTCGAGATCGCAGCTCTCAAAGCCCTCACCAAGCACGCCCGTGAAGGATCTCTTCCTGGTGTCGGTTGCGGCGGATACTCCAACGTCGTCCATCTAGGCCACTCATTCGGCTCTGTTATTACCTACGCCCTCGCCAACGAAAGCCCCGAGCTCACTGACGCTATCGTTCTTACGGGTTTCACTCAGGCGACAGCTTACCTGCCCTGGTTTGCGCTCGCAGCCAACTTTGTCCCCGTCGTGGACTCACCTATTTATCCTCCTGGATACGTCGCTCCCGCATCCACTGTAGGCGTACAGATTAATTTCTTTGCGGAGGGTGATTTCGATCCCGAGTTCTTGCAGGTGGCTTTCGAGAAGGGTCAGCCTGTTACACCTGGTGAGCTTTTGACTCTTGGTGCGCCGGCGAGTGTGAACAACACATATACTGGTCCAGTCCATATTGTGACAGGAT CACGCGACATTCCCTTTTGCGGCGACAACTGTTACTCGACTACCAGCGTGGGCGTCAAGCTTCCTTCATTGCTCGACTACTCTAAACAATTCTTCACTCAAGCTTCGCGATTCAACACGACTGTCGTTCCAGGTGCTGGACATGGATTGAACTTTGGATACTCGCATACGTTTACTTATAACGCCATTTTTGACTTTCTTTCTGAATGA
- a CDS encoding hypothetical protein (BUSCO:45296at5125) has product MDPLLLNSSGDLPASISQSKHFPITSAPSIVKARAHTSRNHFVRATAKRQAQHKGANLCLDTGLPCTTSNWGEATCHRCGQQDTTTASARRPQLEKILHFEISTGNLQRANPRWTHVHRNRTARNHAHSNGLGGSDELEGRDLARSKVPLPSDRYRLVRRPTLEREEAFRDASTARGNVYLGRKMPMTEDDQVAELYRMGLLYDDEQVRGEGFNLDSINHQEPIYSIRTAKPTRKSKRSQSFSFNQPLHLDLSFTDLGGDETIAQLLSSSDDDTSLPDSSQSPSQRTFAPLRVIYELDGSQPSFDVDTSQPPDLISDEILSDYDCFSDSELDDGPRQREVFDGAATPTSDAWVVLGDDS; this is encoded by the coding sequence ATGGATCCTTTGCTACTCAACAGCTCGGGTGATCTCCCAGCTTCTATATCGCAGAGTAAACACTTTCCCATTACTTCAGCGCCTAGTATCGTCAAGGCCCGCGCCCATACATCCCGGAATCACTTTGTCCGCGCAACAGCCAAACGTCAAGCCCAGCACAAAGGCGCGAACCTATGCCTCGACACTGGACTGCCGTGCACAACGTCGAATTGGGGTGAAGCCACTTGCCATCGCTGTGGTCAACAGGATACTACCACCGCTTCTGCGCGCCGTCCTCAGCTCGAAAAGATCCTACACTTTGAGATCTCGACAGGGAATCTGCAGCGCGCGAATCCACGATGGACACACGTCCACCGTAACCGCACCGCCCGGAATCATGCCCATTCTAATGGACTGGGTGGTTCCGATGAGCTGGAGGGGAGAGATCTAGCGAGAAGCAAGGTCCCTCTCCCCAGCGACCGATATCGTCTCGTTAGAAGACCTACACTTGAAAGAGAGGAAGCGTTTCGGGATGCTTCCACGGCTAGAGGGAATGTCTACCTGGGCCGAAAAATGCCCATGACTGAAGATGATCAAGTTGCTGAGCTGTATCGCATGGGTCTGCTGTACGACGATGAACAAGTTCGTGGCGAGGGCTTCaatcttgacagcatcaaTCACCAAGAACCCATCTACTCCATCCGCACCGCCAAACCAACCCGCAAATCCAAGCGCTCCCAAAGTTTCAGCTTCAACCAGCCTCTACATCTCGACCTCTCCTTCACTGATTTGGGCGGTGATGAAACCATCGCCCAACTCCTCTCCTCTTCAGACGACGATACTTCCCTTCCCGACTCGTCGCAGAGCCCATCACAGCGCACATTTGCTCCCCTGCGCGTGATATACGAGCTCGACGGGTCCCAACCTTCCTTTGACGTCGATACATCGCAGCCACCAGACCTCATCTCAGACGAGATACTTTCCGACTATGACTGCTTTTCCGACAGCGAATTAGACGATGGACCTCGTCAACGGGAGGTCTTTGACGGTGCAGCGACTCCGACTTCTGATGCTTgggtagtgctgggtgacgACTCGTAG
- a CDS encoding hypothetical protein (SECRETED:SignalP(1-19)~MEROPS:MER0001437~BUSCO:35575at5125) — protein sequence MRFSTVSFLLLAGCSTGIPHEIRGGAGGHPEKPLGRTAKRSTDLQVDASRALTIRSDGHGDPIDGTQEEDIDHEELEEIEMGKGLKGRAIDPETDPDSAHLVPRAKGEKVMLDQITNSRYKKPHAEIALIHAYNKYRKPLPNKELKKIADHEQALVKNKLGLKGTAAATPPQYYDSQYVVPIQIGSPQQTTYVNFDTGSSDLWVFSTDTYQPDQAGHILYKPDKSKLSKRLNGETWSIKYGDGTGASGIVYQDRVRVGGTYVNNMAVQSATEVSDGIASDKFAHGILGLAMSSLNTVRPTPQKTYFDRVQDALDVPIFTANLQKGMAGNYNFGYLNQSEYYGSVGFVSVKKDSPWWQITVEGFRVAQGAPWHKYKYSAIVDTGTTLLLLPDYLVKFYYKKVKGAYIDNDYGVWVFPCTAKLPSFYFGFGNYRGKVPGHYINYGRLTSTVCYGGIQTSEGIGFAILGDILLKAQFVVFDLKKNRVGFANKNTVKE from the exons ATGAGATTCAGCAcggtttcttttcttctactCGCCGGCTGTAGCACGGGTATCCCTCATGAGATCCGTGGTGGTGCTGGAGGCCATCCCGAGAAGCCTTTGGGGAGGACAGCGAAGAGGTCTACTGACCTTCAAGTTGATGCTTCCCGGGCTCTTACGATTCGAAGCGATGGCCATGGCGACCCAATCGACGGGACACAAGAGGAGGACATTGACCACGAGGAACTGGAGGAGATAGAAATGGGGAAGGGCTTGAAGGGCCGAGCTATTGATCCCGAGACTGATCCCGACTCAGCTCACCTTGTACCACGGGCCAAAGGAGAGAAGGTCATGCTTGATCAGATCACAAACTCACGATACAAGAAGCCGCACGCCGAGATTGCCCTCATTCATGCTTACAACAAATACCGAAAGCCATTGCCGAATaaggagctcaagaagaTTGCCGATCATGAACAAGCCCTTGTGAAGAACAAGCTTG GATTGAAGGGCACTGCAGCAGCGACACCTCCCCAGTACTACGACTCGCAATACGTAGTCCCTATTCAGATTGGTAGTCCACAGCAGACAACCTACGTGAACTTTGATACCGGCTCATCTGATCT CTGGGTCTTTTCTACCGACACGTACCAACCTGATCAGGCGGGCCATATTCTCTACAAACCAGACAAGTCCAAGTTATCCAAGCGACTGAATGGCGAGACATGGAGCATCAAGTACGGCGACGGCACTGGTGCCAGCGGAATCGTTTACCAGGATAGAGTGCGAGTCGGAGGGACCTATGTCAACAACATGGCTGTGCAGTCTGCTACTGAAGTGTCTGACGGCATTGCTTCAGACAAGTTTGCTCATGGAATCCTGGGTTTGGCCATGTCGAGTCTCAACACTGTCCGACCTACTCCTCAAAAGACCTACTTTGACCGAGTACAGGACGCCTTGGACGTCCCCATCTTCACTGCCAATCTGCAAAAGGGCATGGCTGGAAACTACAACTTTGGGTACCTCAACCAAAGTGAGTACTACGGATCTGTGGGTTTTGTTTCTGTGAAGAAGGACAGCCCTTGGTGGCAGATCACCGTCGAGGGCTTCCGTGTCGCTCAGGGTGCACCGTGGCACAAGTACAAGTACTCGGCTATTGTCGATACCGGTACcactcttcttctcttgcccGACTACCTTGTCAAGTTCTACTACAAGAAGGTCAAGGGCGCCTACATCGACAATGACTATGGTGTTTGGGTCTTCCCGTGCACAGCCAAGCTTCCCAGCTTCTACTTTGGCTTTGGCAATTATCGCGGCAAGGTCCCCGGCCATTACATCAATTATGGTCGTCTTACTTCAACGGTTTGCTACGGTGGCATCCAGACCTCGGAGGGTATTGGGTTTGCCATCCTGGGAGACATTCTCCTCAAGGCTCAATTTGTCGTTTTCGACCTCAAGAAGAACCGAGTAGGGTTTGCCAACAAAAACACAGTCAAGGAGTGA